Genomic DNA from Alicyclobacillus fastidiosus:
TAAATCTGTTTCCTGAACCGTGGCACACACGAGTCCCTCGCCAGGCATGTTTCGGAGACGATCGACGATGAGGTCAATAACGCCCTGACTGTCCACCATCGGATTGCGTTCATTCACGTCACCGCTGATCACGTCGGCCATCTTGCCGTATAAATATACCTTTTTACCCGATTTTTTCAGAATCGAATGAACTTGTGTATCCGGGTCGATTCCATAGCCCAGATGGCGAACTTGGTAATCTTCGTTGTAGATATTCAGCCTACCGGTGTCGACCCCGCTGCGCTCAGGCTGAATCACTACATGGTCGATAATGTCTTGAACAGTGACGCCCGTTCCACCGAGCGGAATCACTCGGCTGGTCTCGGCAATACTGCGCACGATCTGTCCAACAGTCAAAATATCGGAGAATGGTGTCACGTCTAGCGCACCGGTGACATTGATGATTTGACCGGGATCATTTTCCATGTTGTCCGCAATCAAGATTTGGTCGTTGACGAGCATTACCTTTGTTCCCGGGACGGGATACGACACAGTCCACCCCCTGAGTGTCAACTGCTCCTCAATTTCTGTCGCCAATTCCCGAATGAACTGCATCTTTGGATGTAAGGGTTTGGCTCCCATAATCTCGTTGTGACCCGCGTAACTATCCGCTCCAGGATGGGACAGATTGCAGCGACCGTAGCTAGCGATAGGTTCTTCAACAGCGAGCAATGCAGGATCATTCAATATCGATCCTAGGCCGAACTTCGCGAGAAATGGAAGCTTGATACC
This window encodes:
- a CDS encoding phosphopentomutase translates to MKRAVVLVVDGFGAGAMQDVAEVRPQDLHAYTMKHVLEATGIKLPFLAKFGLGSILNDPALLAVEEPIASYGRCNLSHPGADSYAGHNEIMGAKPLHPKMQFIRELATEIEEQLTLRGWTVSYPVPGTKVMLVNDQILIADNMENDPGQIINVTGALDVTPFSDILTVGQIVRSIAETSRVIPLGGTGVTVQDIIDHVVIQPERSGVDTGRLNIYNEDYQVRHLGYGIDPDTQVHSILKKSGKKVYLYGKMADVISGDVNERNPMVDSQGVIDLIVDRLRNMPGEGLVCATVQETDLSGHEQDPQKFARVLQIVDRGVRAIFDALDDGDLLIITADHGNDPCIGSSQHTRETTPLLVHRKGDASYRLGVRKTLADIAATVSEFFDVPAPEFGVSCFANRFQSRDYKS